A stretch of Corallococcus macrosporus DNA encodes these proteins:
- a CDS encoding protein kinase domain-containing protein: MLEANEAELRMAVAEGLLPREDLEAVREEAARRGVSPLQLLVEQGRISADSLVSLRRSMETAAETPPPHKGTGDDTLPPGAVPAAVTDGPAFPVPNWTLYRPIRFLGQGGMGRVFLARDLRLHRDVALKFVRDEDPELSRRFISEARAQARVDHERVCRVYEVGEVQGRAYIAMQYIPGAPLHTLAGTLSVEQKALVLRDATLGVHAAHLAGLVHRDLKPSNILVERGEDGALRPYVMDFGLARDWTSDDAATATGTVLGTPQYMAPEQARGEVSRLDRRADVYSLGATLYHLLTGQPPVTGANGLEVLGRIATQEPRRPRELDAEIPADLEAIVLKCLEKERSRRYGSARALADDLTRFLEGDRVLARTGPAYRVRKWVGRHRVAVVIAGITGLAVAGTVSQAVVARREVSQREALTRRFTEGVERIEAQARYSGQAPLHDTRPDREAMRARMRDIEAAMRDAGPVAEGPGHYALGRGFLALGDEEAARTHLEAAWAKGFREPRVAYALALVLGRRYQRERLEADRNPDAASRETKRREAQTHSRDPALAFLEQGRGAEVPAPEYAEALRAFHQERFEDALRSLDALGTLLPWFHEAPLLRGDVLLARAVRHALASERDAARDDLEAGRRAYEAAAEIGRSVSAVHRARAELEQEVLLLELSGKGDVLPAYTRGMEAVSRARTVAPDEADTWVLEARFHRRLAQMRVSSGDDVEPLLTRTLDAAKEALRLEPSKVEARHALAMGWWQWASYRQVRNEDPREQLRAAVAAFESIPATARDYDFHLDLGLVFKVWADSEDGRGGDSLPFRQQAIASYRQSLALDAKRPDAWINLGTAYVNRANHPRAPSKDADLEEARMALERASTLDPGNVVAWFYLAEVHRALALRLRDHGGDAGPGLARALEAYRHGVTINPKLPPLRNGVGTVLLDQAREAWDRGDAPEPLLDQAEQAFLEAIAVAPKVGFAHNNLGEVRMWRATWRLPRDQDPSASAKEAQAELQQATALLPGLAEPWANLGQVHHSVAAYALKHGKDPRPALAQATEALEHALKLNPSLAQAWRWRAEARALQARDEARRGLKPEASFQAAASDFQKALELEPENLDARLAYGAFLREWGATALGPEARAHLQQGLSLTEAVLTARPKWKDANGLREALRRALAKLPPD; the protein is encoded by the coding sequence GTGCTTGAGGCGAACGAAGCAGAGCTGCGCATGGCCGTGGCCGAGGGCCTCCTCCCCCGCGAGGACCTGGAGGCCGTGCGCGAAGAGGCCGCGAGGCGCGGGGTCTCCCCGCTCCAGCTCCTCGTGGAGCAGGGGCGGATCTCCGCGGACTCGCTCGTGTCGCTGCGCAGGAGCATGGAGACAGCAGCGGAGACGCCCCCCCCGCACAAGGGCACGGGCGACGACACGCTGCCTCCGGGCGCCGTGCCGGCCGCCGTGACGGACGGGCCCGCGTTTCCAGTGCCGAACTGGACGCTCTACCGGCCCATCCGCTTCCTGGGACAGGGCGGCATGGGCCGCGTCTTCCTGGCCCGGGACCTGCGGCTGCACCGCGACGTGGCGCTGAAGTTCGTCCGCGACGAGGACCCGGAGCTGTCGCGCCGCTTCATCTCCGAGGCCCGCGCCCAGGCCCGCGTGGACCACGAGCGCGTCTGCCGCGTGTACGAGGTCGGCGAGGTCCAGGGCCGCGCGTACATCGCCATGCAGTACATCCCGGGAGCGCCACTGCACACCCTGGCCGGCACGCTGTCCGTGGAGCAGAAGGCGCTCGTGCTTCGCGACGCCACGCTGGGCGTGCACGCGGCCCACCTGGCCGGGCTGGTGCACCGCGACCTCAAGCCGTCCAACATCCTCGTGGAGCGCGGCGAGGACGGTGCCCTGCGCCCCTACGTCATGGACTTCGGTCTGGCGCGCGACTGGACCAGCGACGACGCCGCCACCGCCACCGGCACGGTGCTGGGTACGCCCCAGTACATGGCCCCCGAGCAGGCCCGGGGCGAGGTGTCCCGCCTGGACCGGCGCGCGGACGTCTACAGCCTGGGCGCCACGCTGTACCACCTGCTCACCGGCCAACCCCCTGTCACCGGTGCCAATGGATTGGAGGTGCTCGGCCGCATCGCCACCCAGGAGCCCCGCCGGCCGCGCGAGCTGGACGCGGAGATTCCGGCGGACCTGGAGGCCATCGTCCTCAAGTGCCTGGAGAAGGAGCGCTCGCGGCGCTACGGATCCGCGCGGGCGCTGGCGGACGACCTCACGCGGTTCCTCGAAGGCGACCGGGTGCTCGCGCGCACCGGCCCTGCGTACCGGGTGCGCAAGTGGGTGGGCCGTCACCGGGTCGCGGTCGTCATCGCGGGCATCACCGGGCTCGCGGTCGCGGGCACCGTGAGCCAGGCCGTGGTGGCCCGGCGCGAGGTCTCCCAACGCGAGGCCCTGACCCGCCGCTTCACCGAAGGCGTCGAACGCATCGAGGCCCAGGCCCGCTACTCCGGCCAGGCGCCCCTGCACGACACGCGGCCGGACCGCGAAGCGATGCGCGCTCGCATGCGCGACATCGAAGCCGCCATGCGGGATGCCGGTCCCGTCGCGGAGGGCCCGGGACACTACGCGCTGGGACGCGGGTTCCTCGCACTGGGAGACGAGGAGGCCGCGCGCACGCACCTGGAGGCCGCCTGGGCGAAGGGCTTCCGCGAGCCCCGCGTGGCGTATGCGCTCGCGCTCGTCCTGGGCCGCCGCTACCAGCGCGAGCGGCTGGAGGCGGACCGCAACCCGGACGCGGCCAGCCGCGAGACGAAGCGCCGCGAAGCCCAGACGCACTCACGCGATCCAGCGCTGGCGTTCCTGGAGCAGGGCCGTGGCGCGGAGGTGCCCGCCCCTGAATACGCGGAGGCCCTTCGCGCCTTTCACCAGGAGCGCTTCGAGGACGCGCTGAGGTCCCTGGACGCGCTGGGCACGCTGCTGCCGTGGTTCCACGAAGCGCCGCTGCTGCGGGGCGACGTCCTGCTCGCCCGCGCCGTGCGCCATGCCCTGGCGAGTGAGCGCGACGCGGCCCGGGACGACCTGGAGGCCGGACGCCGGGCCTACGAGGCGGCGGCGGAGATTGGCCGCAGCGTGTCCGCCGTGCACCGTGCGCGGGCGGAGCTGGAGCAGGAGGTCCTGCTGCTGGAGCTGTCCGGCAAGGGCGACGTGCTGCCCGCGTACACGCGAGGGATGGAGGCCGTGTCACGCGCGCGCACGGTGGCTCCCGATGAAGCGGATACGTGGGTGCTGGAGGCCCGGTTCCACCGGCGCCTCGCCCAGATGCGAGTGAGCAGCGGGGACGACGTGGAGCCGCTGCTCACGCGCACGCTCGACGCGGCGAAGGAGGCGCTGAGGCTCGAGCCTTCCAAGGTGGAGGCACGTCACGCGCTGGCCATGGGCTGGTGGCAGTGGGCCAGCTACCGGCAGGTCCGGAACGAGGATCCGCGCGAACAACTGCGCGCCGCCGTCGCCGCCTTCGAATCCATCCCGGCAACCGCGCGCGACTACGACTTCCACCTGGACCTGGGGCTCGTCTTCAAGGTGTGGGCGGACTCCGAGGACGGACGCGGCGGGGACTCACTGCCCTTCCGGCAGCAGGCCATCGCGTCCTACCGGCAGTCGTTGGCATTGGATGCGAAGCGGCCGGATGCGTGGATCAACCTGGGCACGGCGTACGTGAACCGCGCCAACCACCCGCGTGCGCCGTCGAAGGACGCGGACCTGGAGGAGGCGAGGATGGCGCTGGAGCGCGCGAGCACGCTCGACCCGGGCAATGTCGTCGCGTGGTTCTACCTGGCGGAGGTGCACCGTGCGCTCGCCCTGCGCCTGCGCGACCACGGCGGCGACGCGGGGCCGGGGCTCGCCCGCGCGCTGGAGGCCTACCGGCACGGCGTGACCATCAACCCGAAGCTGCCGCCGTTGCGGAACGGCGTGGGCACGGTGCTGCTCGACCAGGCCCGTGAGGCGTGGGACCGGGGAGACGCGCCGGAGCCCCTGCTGGACCAGGCGGAGCAGGCCTTCCTGGAGGCCATCGCCGTCGCGCCCAAGGTGGGCTTCGCGCACAACAACCTGGGAGAGGTGCGCATGTGGCGCGCGACCTGGCGGCTGCCGCGCGACCAGGACCCCAGCGCGAGCGCGAAGGAGGCCCAGGCCGAGCTCCAGCAAGCCACGGCGTTGCTGCCGGGACTCGCCGAGCCGTGGGCCAACCTGGGACAGGTGCATCACAGCGTCGCGGCCTACGCGCTGAAGCACGGGAAGGATCCACGCCCGGCGCTCGCCCAGGCCACGGAGGCGCTGGAGCACGCGCTGAAGCTCAACCCGTCACTCGCCCAGGCGTGGCGCTGGAGGGCCGAAGCCCGGGCGCTCCAGGCCCGCGACGAAGCCCGGCGGGGCCTGAAGCCAGAGGCGTCCTTCCAGGCCGCGGCGAGCGACTTCCAGAAGGCGCTGGAGCTGGAGCCCGAGAACCTGGACGCGCGCCTGGCCTACGGCGCCTTCCTGCGTGAGTGGGGCGCGACCGCTCTCGGCCCGGAAGCCCGCGCCCACCTCCAGCAGGGCCTGTCCCTCACCGAAGCCGTGCTCACCGCGCGCCCGAAGTGGAAGGACGCGAACGGGCTGCGCGAGGCCCTGCGGCGAGCCCTCGCGAAGCTGCCGCCGGACTGA
- a CDS encoding PaaI family thioesterase, with protein sequence MSAGTPPFGPQVFTPADAAYEQRVRDSFARQRVMSTIGAALTSVSPGEVVIELPFREDLTQQHGYLHAAIVTAIVDSACGYAAFSLMPVDAAVLTVEYKVNFLAPAAGRKFIAQGRVTKPGRTLTVTTGDVFAETDAGLKPIATMLATMMAVSHRETSG encoded by the coding sequence ATGAGCGCAGGCACGCCCCCTTTTGGCCCCCAGGTCTTCACCCCAGCGGACGCCGCTTACGAACAGCGCGTCCGCGACAGCTTCGCGCGCCAGCGTGTCATGAGCACCATCGGCGCGGCGCTGACCTCCGTGTCACCGGGCGAGGTCGTCATCGAGTTGCCGTTCCGGGAGGACCTCACGCAGCAGCACGGCTATCTACACGCGGCCATCGTCACGGCCATCGTCGACAGTGCCTGCGGCTACGCGGCGTTCTCGCTGATGCCCGTGGACGCCGCCGTGCTGACGGTGGAGTACAAGGTGAACTTCCTTGCGCCCGCCGCAGGCCGGAAGTTCATCGCCCAGGGCCGGGTGACGAAGCCCGGCCGGACGCTCACGGTCACCACGGGTGACGTGTTCGCGGAGACCGACGCGGGCCTCAAACCCATCGCGACCATGCTCGCGACGATGATGGCCGTGAGCCACCGGGAAACCTCGGGCTGA
- a CDS encoding GrpB family protein, which yields MPPPIKVCLVPHEPRWADAAVAHGQALKGALGANVREVHHIGSTAVPGIHAKPILDLIPVVASLEALDARRGELEAMGYEWWGELGLPGRRYCTLHDPVTRERVVQLHCFVEGSPEITRHLAFRDYLRTHPTVAREYNDEKARCQRLHPDDSHAYGNCKASWIKRVEAEALAALGAP from the coding sequence ATGCCTCCACCCATCAAGGTCTGTCTCGTCCCACACGAGCCGCGCTGGGCAGACGCTGCCGTCGCGCACGGTCAGGCACTCAAAGGCGCGCTGGGTGCCAACGTGCGCGAGGTGCACCACATCGGCTCCACGGCCGTTCCAGGCATCCACGCGAAGCCCATCCTCGACCTCATCCCTGTCGTCGCTTCTCTGGAGGCGCTCGATGCACGGCGGGGCGAGCTCGAGGCGATGGGCTACGAGTGGTGGGGCGAGCTCGGCCTGCCCGGGCGGCGCTACTGCACCCTTCATGATCCCGTGACCCGCGAGCGTGTGGTGCAACTCCACTGCTTCGTCGAGGGGTCGCCCGAGATCACGCGGCACCTCGCCTTTCGCGACTACCTTCGAACGCATCCCACCGTCGCGCGCGAATACAACGATGAGAAGGCGCGATGCCAACGCCTCCATCCCGACGATTCCCACGCCTACGGCAACTGCAAGGCATCCTGGATCAAGCGAGTCGAGGCCGAAGCACTGGCAGCCCTCGGCGCCCCTTGA
- a CDS encoding SDR family oxidoreductase has translation MRVFVTGASGFIGSAVVPELLGAGHQVVGLARSEASARALEAAGAQVHRGSLEDPDSLRAGAAKADGVIHLAFIHDFSNYEASMRADTRAIEAMGAELEGSQRPLVIAAGIFGLAQGRPSVETDLAASRGRGLSEEVMIALAARGVRSSIVRLSPSVHGKGDHGFVPYLIASARRNGMAVYVGEGTNRWPAVHRSDAARLFRLALEKAPAGSRLHAVADEGVPTREIANVIGRRLGVPVVSKAPEEAGAFLGILGTFFALDGPASSARTRELLGWRPEGPGLLADLDDAHYFAADAGSNL, from the coding sequence ATGCGCGTATTCGTGACCGGTGCGTCTGGCTTCATTGGCTCGGCCGTCGTCCCTGAACTCCTGGGGGCGGGGCATCAGGTGGTGGGGCTTGCCCGCTCGGAGGCTTCAGCCCGGGCCCTGGAGGCGGCGGGGGCCCAGGTGCATCGCGGTTCGCTGGAGGACCCGGACAGCCTGCGCGCCGGCGCGGCGAAGGCGGACGGGGTCATCCACCTGGCGTTCATCCACGACTTCTCCAACTACGAAGCTTCCATGCGCGCCGACACGCGCGCGATTGAAGCCATGGGCGCGGAGCTCGAGGGCTCGCAGCGGCCCCTGGTCATCGCCGCGGGGATATTTGGCCTCGCGCAGGGGCGGCCCTCCGTGGAGACCGACCTGGCCGCCTCGCGGGGACGCGGCCTGTCGGAGGAGGTGATGATCGCGCTCGCGGCGCGCGGCGTGCGCTCGTCCATCGTGCGGCTCTCGCCGTCGGTCCACGGCAAGGGGGACCATGGCTTCGTGCCGTACCTCATCGCTTCCGCGCGCCGGAATGGCATGGCCGTCTACGTCGGAGAGGGGACGAACCGCTGGCCCGCCGTGCACCGGTCGGACGCGGCCCGGCTCTTCCGGCTCGCGCTGGAGAAGGCCCCCGCGGGTTCAAGGCTCCACGCCGTCGCGGACGAGGGCGTGCCCACCCGGGAGATCGCGAACGTCATCGGCCGCCGATTGGGAGTGCCGGTCGTCTCGAAGGCGCCAGAGGAAGCGGGTGCGTTCCTGGGGATCCTGGGCACGTTCTTCGCGCTCGATGGCCCTGCGTCGAGCGCCCGCACGCGCGAGCTGCTCGGCTGGCGTCCCGAAGGGCCCGGGCTCCTGGCGGACCTGGACGACGCGCACTACTTCGCGGCGGACGCTGGCTCGAACCTGTGA
- a CDS encoding TetR family transcriptional regulator: MGRWEPNARDRLAQAAMTLFQEHGYDRTTVQDIAARAGLTERTFFRYFTDKKEVLFGGSELIHERIVTTIAEAPPGTSPLDAVAAAMEAMAPFFKDRRDHSRARQALLAAHAELRERELIKLASMASAAAETLRKRGVTEPTASLAAEAGIAVFKVAFERWLEDPKAQDYSRHLQLGLDELRALTASTGTEAPAAPPKQPAKPVRARKP; encoded by the coding sequence ATGGGCCGCTGGGAACCCAACGCACGAGACCGGCTTGCACAGGCCGCGATGACCCTGTTCCAGGAGCACGGGTACGACCGGACGACGGTGCAGGACATCGCCGCGCGCGCGGGGCTCACGGAGCGGACGTTCTTCCGCTACTTCACCGACAAGAAGGAGGTCCTGTTCGGCGGCTCGGAGCTGATCCACGAGCGCATCGTCACCACCATCGCGGAGGCGCCCCCGGGGACCTCGCCGCTCGACGCGGTGGCCGCCGCGATGGAGGCCATGGCCCCCTTCTTCAAGGACCGCCGTGACCATTCCCGGGCGCGCCAGGCGCTGCTCGCCGCGCACGCCGAGCTTCGGGAGCGCGAGCTCATCAAGCTGGCCTCGATGGCCTCGGCCGCCGCGGAGACGCTGAGAAAGCGCGGCGTCACCGAGCCCACCGCGAGCCTGGCCGCCGAGGCGGGCATCGCGGTCTTCAAGGTCGCGTTCGAGCGCTGGCTCGAGGACCCGAAGGCGCAGGACTACTCCCGGCACCTCCAGCTCGGACTCGACGAGCTCCGAGCCCTCACGGCGAGCACCGGGACGGAGGCCCCGGCCGCGCCTCCCAAGCAGCCCGCGAAGCCGGTCAGGGCTCGCAAGCCCTGA
- a CDS encoding sigma 54-interacting transcriptional regulator produces MPHDPLADISTAAMQERGASRGAPRVVPALTVVSHPVPRRVGDRRLLDALVAGRPVALSRNAPDFAPPGSSLGLPLADPFVSRKPLELSALPDGGVRLTVPEDGTHVVAAGVLVQGTRDFGPSEWRDGVALELSGRVVLLLHPVELDGEGAADTLGMVGESAGLRRLRKHIERVADLDVSVLIRGETGTGKELVAQAIHRLGPRKAGRFVSVNLGAIPKELAAAELFGSQKGAYSGATRDREGFFRAAHGGTLFLDEVGEAPPEVQVMLLRVLETGELYPVGASHPVTVDVRLIAATDAHLEEQIRDGRFKAPLLHRLAGYDLRVPALRERREDVGRLFFHFAREELAALGEAARLDSEDPHAEPWLPAPLASRLVRAAWPGNIRQLRNLTRQLVIGSRGQARLQADSQLDELLGVSEVAAPARASGAGAALPVGAPATAVGSAMGPAWGTGAASTAAGSATAPARGPGAPDAREAAVPRRKPSQVTEAELLAALRASAWDLKATADALGIPRPSVYDLIERSPNLRTAGDLGADEITRCFEACGGDLDAMARTLEVSKRALGRRLKELGLVAKGT; encoded by the coding sequence ATGCCGCACGACCCTCTCGCCGACATCTCCACGGCCGCGATGCAGGAGCGCGGAGCCTCCCGGGGGGCTCCCCGCGTGGTGCCCGCGCTGACGGTGGTGTCCCATCCGGTGCCCCGGCGCGTGGGGGACCGGAGGCTGCTGGACGCGCTGGTGGCGGGGCGTCCGGTGGCCCTGTCGCGCAACGCCCCGGACTTCGCTCCGCCGGGCAGCTCGCTGGGGCTGCCGCTGGCGGATCCGTTCGTGAGCCGCAAGCCGCTGGAGCTCTCCGCCCTGCCGGACGGCGGCGTGAGGCTGACGGTGCCGGAGGACGGCACGCACGTGGTCGCGGCGGGCGTGCTGGTCCAGGGCACGCGGGACTTCGGGCCGTCGGAGTGGCGGGACGGCGTGGCGCTGGAGCTGTCCGGCCGCGTGGTGCTGCTGCTGCACCCGGTGGAGCTGGACGGCGAGGGCGCGGCGGACACGCTGGGCATGGTGGGGGAGAGCGCGGGCCTGCGGCGGCTGCGCAAGCACATCGAGCGGGTGGCGGACCTGGACGTGTCGGTGCTCATCCGCGGCGAGACGGGCACGGGCAAGGAGCTGGTGGCGCAGGCCATCCACCGGCTGGGACCGCGCAAGGCGGGGCGCTTCGTGAGCGTCAACCTGGGCGCCATCCCCAAGGAGCTGGCGGCGGCGGAGTTGTTCGGCTCGCAGAAGGGCGCGTACTCGGGGGCGACGCGGGACCGCGAGGGCTTCTTCCGCGCCGCGCACGGGGGCACGCTGTTCCTGGACGAGGTGGGCGAGGCGCCCCCCGAGGTGCAGGTGATGCTCCTGCGCGTGCTGGAGACCGGGGAGCTGTACCCCGTGGGCGCGAGCCACCCGGTGACGGTGGACGTGCGGCTCATCGCCGCGACGGACGCGCACCTGGAGGAGCAGATCCGCGACGGGCGCTTCAAGGCGCCGCTGCTGCACCGGCTGGCGGGCTATGACCTGCGCGTGCCCGCGCTGCGCGAGCGGCGCGAGGACGTGGGCCGGCTGTTCTTCCACTTCGCGCGCGAGGAGCTGGCGGCGCTGGGGGAGGCGGCGCGGCTGGACTCGGAGGATCCGCACGCGGAGCCATGGCTGCCCGCGCCGCTGGCGTCGAGGCTGGTGCGCGCGGCGTGGCCGGGCAACATCCGGCAGCTTCGCAACCTCACGCGGCAGCTCGTGATTGGAAGCCGGGGACAGGCGCGGCTCCAGGCGGACTCGCAGCTGGATGAGCTGCTGGGCGTGTCGGAGGTGGCGGCCCCGGCGCGAGCTTCCGGAGCAGGCGCCGCGCTGCCCGTGGGCGCTCCCGCGACGGCGGTGGGCTCCGCCATGGGGCCGGCATGGGGCACGGGTGCTGCCTCGACAGCGGCGGGCTCCGCCACGGCTCCGGCGCGAGGGCCGGGTGCTCCGGATGCGCGCGAGGCGGCGGTGCCCCGGCGCAAGCCCTCTCAGGTGACGGAGGCGGAGCTGCTGGCCGCGCTGCGTGCGAGCGCGTGGGACCTGAAGGCCACGGCGGACGCGCTGGGCATCCCGCGCCCGTCCGTCTACGACCTCATCGAGCGGAGCCCGAACCTGCGCACGGCGGGAGACCTGGGCGCGGACGAAATCACCCGCTGCTTCGAGGCCTGCGGCGGCGACCTGGACGCGATGGCGCGCACGCTGGAGGTGTCGAAGCGCGCGCTGGGGCGGCGGCTGAAGGAGCTGGGGTTGGTGGCGAAGGGGACGTGA
- a CDS encoding DUF2378 family protein: MPSLERLVFQQSFEGLIRALGDHLDDSCARQLREVGIDPRGKLSVAYPLDVWVESLKLAASVLAPAATLDDGAEVVGRRFLEGYGATLIGSALLAGVRLLGPHRMLERMTRNLRTGTNYLEARLEQTGPTRYVLTCRPVVVAGFYRGLFAAGLEMSGAHGASVVLMRSAGDAAVYDLSWLPEKGASKPPDVKAPPARSPEPRS, encoded by the coding sequence ATGCCGAGTCTCGAACGCCTCGTGTTTCAGCAGAGCTTCGAAGGGCTGATTCGCGCCCTGGGTGACCACCTGGACGATTCCTGCGCGCGGCAGCTGCGCGAGGTCGGCATCGATCCACGGGGAAAGCTGTCGGTGGCCTATCCCCTGGACGTGTGGGTGGAGTCGCTGAAGCTGGCGGCGTCCGTGCTCGCGCCCGCGGCCACGCTGGATGACGGCGCGGAGGTGGTGGGCCGGCGCTTCCTGGAGGGCTACGGGGCCACGCTCATTGGCAGCGCGCTCCTGGCGGGCGTGCGGCTGTTGGGCCCGCACCGGATGCTGGAGCGGATGACGCGCAACCTGCGCACGGGCACCAACTACCTGGAGGCGCGGCTGGAGCAGACGGGCCCCACGCGCTACGTGCTCACCTGCCGCCCGGTGGTGGTGGCGGGCTTCTACCGGGGCTTGTTCGCCGCCGGCCTGGAGATGAGCGGCGCGCATGGCGCCTCCGTGGTGCTGATGCGCAGCGCGGGCGACGCGGCCGTGTACGACCTGTCCTGGCTGCCGGAGAAGGGCGCCAGCAAGCCGCCCGACGTGAAGGCGCCGCCAGCCCGGAGCCCCGAGCCGAGGAGCTGA
- a CDS encoding TonB family protein, with translation MLRLTKTAVVVLALALSSGALAAGGSPQLQTYFQGSVDSPAYQQQAFQRVAKAWKQPGPKGTPALGKKTIVQAVLDKDGKLVSTAILTESGAKAWDAAALAAVKKAAPFPPLPKSTTAATVEAHFHFAWVNSP, from the coding sequence ATGCTCCGTCTGACGAAAACCGCCGTGGTGGTGCTCGCGCTGGCCCTCTCTTCCGGGGCGCTGGCCGCGGGCGGCAGTCCGCAGCTCCAGACCTACTTCCAGGGCTCGGTGGACAGCCCCGCCTACCAGCAGCAGGCCTTCCAGCGCGTCGCGAAGGCCTGGAAGCAGCCGGGCCCCAAGGGCACGCCGGCCCTGGGCAAGAAGACCATCGTGCAGGCCGTGCTCGACAAGGACGGCAAGCTGGTCTCCACCGCCATCCTCACGGAGTCCGGCGCCAAGGCATGGGATGCCGCCGCGCTGGCCGCGGTGAAGAAGGCGGCGCCCTTCCCGCCCCTGCCCAAGAGCACCACGGCCGCCACGGTGGAGGCGCACTTCCACTTCGCGTGGGTCAACTCACCTTGA
- a CDS encoding zinc-dependent alcohol dehydrogenase family protein, whose product MNVYEIRGAFGLDNLVRAERPDPTPGPFQVRVRVKATSLNSRDLMMVEGRYNPRQKLPLVPNSDGAGVVDAVGPGVTRVKAGDRVMTLFAQGWQAGEPTKAITATTLGGPLDGALADTVLLHEDGVVPTPAYLSDEEAATLPCAAVTAWSALVTQGGLKAGDTVLVQGTGGVSIFALQIARLFGAHVIVTSSRDDKLERALKLGAQEGINYVTTPDWEKAARTLTGGVGVDHVVEVGGAGTFEKSLKAVRVGGTVSVIGVLSGGAGSVSLVPILMQNLRVQGVFVGHRQSFEALTRAFALNDIHPVVDRVFPFGEARAAFEHMKQGAHFGKIVIKVS is encoded by the coding sequence ATGAACGTCTACGAGATTCGCGGTGCCTTTGGTCTGGACAACCTGGTGCGCGCGGAGCGGCCGGACCCCACGCCTGGACCCTTCCAGGTGCGCGTGCGCGTGAAGGCCACGAGCCTCAACTCGCGGGACCTGATGATGGTGGAGGGGCGCTACAACCCTCGCCAGAAGCTGCCGCTGGTGCCCAACTCGGACGGCGCGGGCGTGGTGGACGCGGTGGGGCCGGGCGTCACCCGCGTGAAGGCCGGTGACCGGGTGATGACGCTGTTCGCTCAAGGGTGGCAGGCCGGTGAGCCCACGAAGGCCATCACAGCCACCACGCTGGGCGGACCGCTGGACGGCGCGCTCGCGGACACGGTGCTGCTGCACGAGGACGGCGTGGTGCCCACGCCCGCGTACCTGTCCGACGAGGAGGCCGCCACGCTGCCGTGCGCGGCGGTGACGGCGTGGAGCGCGCTCGTCACGCAGGGCGGGCTCAAGGCCGGCGACACCGTGCTGGTCCAGGGCACGGGCGGCGTGTCCATCTTCGCGCTGCAGATTGCCCGGCTGTTTGGCGCGCACGTCATCGTCACGTCCAGCCGCGACGACAAGCTGGAGCGGGCCCTGAAGCTGGGCGCGCAGGAGGGCATCAACTACGTCACCACGCCGGACTGGGAGAAGGCGGCGCGCACGCTCACCGGAGGCGTGGGCGTGGACCACGTGGTGGAGGTGGGCGGCGCGGGCACCTTCGAGAAGTCACTCAAGGCGGTGCGCGTGGGCGGCACCGTGTCCGTCATCGGCGTGCTGTCCGGCGGGGCGGGCTCCGTGTCACTCGTCCCCATCCTGATGCAGAACCTGCGCGTGCAGGGCGTGTTCGTGGGACACCGTCAGTCCTTCGAGGCCCTCACCCGCGCGTTCGCGCTCAATGACATCCACCCCGTGGTGGACCGCGTGTTCCCCTTCGGGGAAGCGCGCGCCGCCTTCGAGCACATGAAGCAGGGCGCGCACTTCGGGAAGATTGTCATCAAGGTGAGTTGA